The following coding sequences are from one Arcobacter nitrofigilis DSM 7299 window:
- a CDS encoding sensor histidine kinase: protein MKFFILLIIFISSLFAKGVLVDEKYFIDKNKSLDIKEIIKKDKVFSPIKKYSLGATKDVVWIKLDFYNNTKSIFKKRIYNRTAGIDLIDVYILKNNQIEKRYKLGDFRVHNIRDNHFRVPYFDLTLQVNEKAQVYIKQKTYSPMDIKWHIQSVEDFNSYYHEQSLIYFYCFGFFSVTTILSLILFFLLKNKSYVLYAFFTIFSIIYQFTISGFFYQFGIPIYLNTIFGFSGSALAMVFLGLFPLYFFKIKKDEFKMSKIIIKVLVALLGFIAFIQIFYPLYNDILFTTKFTGLFVFLIMLTLLIFSIRLLILKKEGSIFYFFSNGIFFIFISVFILVFFGYLKFESLFYYFFAIGTIGQDLFLGFALIHSTYRLRREHEKNTELLNEYSKLSLLGQTMVNISHQWKTPINSIYNSVNHIEIAQEFRDPTLNMIIKDNLKNIKQSTNYLKETALSQLNFYKDENNIEEIKIKDEISDVIKLIDSEFSKKFIDIRFKCDDNLKVKIEKNYFLNIIMILFENSFKIFEQRKIKKPLIYLLVEKTKNKTIILFEDNAGGVSDFIIKRIFQKDFSESSSTGIGLYLAKEIVSQKLNGQITAENKNEGLSFKIVI from the coding sequence GTGAAATTTTTTATATTACTTATTATTTTTATCTCTTCGCTTTTTGCTAAAGGAGTTCTTGTCGATGAAAAATATTTTATTGATAAAAACAAATCTTTAGACATAAAAGAAATTATTAAAAAAGATAAAGTCTTTTCTCCAATAAAAAAATATAGTTTAGGTGCTACCAAAGATGTAGTATGGATTAAACTTGATTTTTATAATAATACAAAGTCAATATTTAAGAAAAGGATATATAATAGAACAGCAGGAATTGATTTAATAGATGTATATATCTTAAAAAATAATCAAATAGAAAAGAGATATAAATTAGGAGATTTTAGAGTACATAATATTCGAGATAATCACTTTCGAGTTCCTTATTTTGATTTGACTCTCCAAGTTAATGAAAAAGCACAGGTGTATATTAAACAAAAGACTTATAGCCCAATGGATATAAAGTGGCATATACAAAGTGTTGAAGATTTTAATAGTTATTATCATGAACAAAGTTTGATATATTTTTATTGTTTTGGTTTTTTTAGTGTGACAACTATTCTTTCTTTAATACTTTTTTTTCTTTTGAAAAATAAATCTTATGTTCTCTATGCTTTCTTTACTATCTTTAGTATAATTTATCAATTTACAATATCAGGGTTTTTTTATCAATTTGGTATTCCAATTTATTTGAATACTATTTTTGGCTTTTCAGGATCTGCTTTAGCGATGGTATTTTTAGGCTTATTTCCTTTATATTTTTTTAAAATTAAAAAAGATGAATTTAAAATGAGTAAGATTATTATTAAAGTTTTGGTAGCTTTACTTGGATTTATTGCTTTTATACAAATATTTTATCCTTTGTATAATGATATTCTTTTTACTACAAAATTTACTGGTTTATTTGTTTTTTTAATAATGCTAACTCTTTTAATATTTTCAATTAGATTATTGATATTAAAAAAAGAGGGCTCTATCTTTTACTTTTTCTCAAATGGAATATTTTTTATTTTTATAAGTGTATTTATTTTAGTTTTTTTTGGGTATTTAAAATTTGAAAGTTTATTTTATTACTTTTTTGCAATAGGAACTATCGGGCAAGATTTATTCTTAGGATTTGCCTTGATACATTCAACATATAGATTAAGAAGAGAACATGAAAAGAATACCGAACTTTTAAATGAGTATTCTAAGCTCTCTTTATTAGGTCAAACTATGGTAAATATCTCTCACCAATGGAAAACTCCTATTAATAGTATTTATAATAGTGTTAATCACATAGAAATAGCCCAAGAGTTCAGAGATCCTACTTTAAATATGATTATAAAAGATAATCTTAAAAATATAAAACAAAGCACAAATTATCTTAAAGAGACAGCTCTTAGTCAATTAAATTTTTACAAAGATGAAAATAATATTGAAGAAATAAAAATAAAAGATGAAATAAGTGATGTTATAAAGCTTATAGATAGTGAATTTAGTAAAAAATTCATAGATATAAGGTTCAAATGTGATGATAATTTAAAAGTGAAAATAGAAAAAAACTATTTTTTAAATATTATTATGATTTTATTTGAAAATTCTTTTAAGATTTTTGAACAAAGGAAAATTAAAAAACCTCTTATCTATCTCTTAGTAGAAAAAACAAAAAACAAAACTATAATTTTGTTTGAAGATAATGCAGGTGGGGTAAGCGATTTTATCATAAAAAGAATTTTTCAAAAAGATTTCTCTGAGAGCTCTTCTACTGGAATAGGTTTGTATTTAGCTAAAGAGATAGTTTCTCAAAAGCTAAATGGTCAAATAACAGCAGAAAATAAAAATGAGGGCTTGTCTTTTAAAATAGTTATTTAA
- a CDS encoding glutaminase, which produces MDFNTILQEIQEEIQKYFTKGKLANYIPMLTQANESDFAMSIITLDNEEHHIGCSDKKFSIQSISKVFTFTLALEYYSKELYKRVGHEPSGNPFNSLVQLEYESGTPRNPFINAGAIVTTDCLTSIYKNNAFDEILAFMKKVSHEENITYDEDIFISELGHGFHNFALINLMKSYQNIKNPIDDVIQTYFKQCSIMMNTKQLAHSMLFLANHGKDPFTKEQIINESKAKRINSLMLTCGHYDASGDFAYRVGLPGKSGVGGGIVAVVPKKMAICVYSPKLNVHGNSLIGTKALELFTTKTGLSIF; this is translated from the coding sequence ATGGATTTTAATACTATTTTACAAGAGATTCAAGAAGAGATTCAAAAGTACTTTACAAAAGGGAAATTAGCAAATTACATTCCTATGTTAACCCAAGCCAATGAGAGTGATTTTGCTATGAGTATAATAACCCTTGATAATGAAGAGCACCATATTGGGTGTAGTGATAAAAAGTTTTCTATTCAAAGTATTTCAAAAGTTTTTACTTTTACCCTAGCCCTAGAGTACTATAGCAAAGAGTTATATAAAAGAGTTGGACATGAACCATCTGGAAATCCTTTTAATTCATTGGTTCAATTGGAATACGAAAGTGGAACTCCACGAAATCCATTTATAAATGCAGGTGCGATTGTCACAACTGATTGTTTGACCTCAATTTACAAAAATAATGCCTTTGATGAAATTTTAGCTTTTATGAAAAAAGTTTCACATGAAGAAAATATCACTTATGATGAAGATATTTTTATCTCTGAATTAGGACATGGTTTTCATAACTTTGCACTTATAAATCTAATGAAAAGTTATCAAAATATCAAAAATCCCATAGATGATGTGATTCAAACATATTTTAAACAATGTTCAATCATGATGAATACAAAACAACTTGCCCACTCTATGTTATTTTTAGCAAACCATGGAAAAGATCCCTTTACAAAAGAACAAATTATAAATGAATCAAAAGCAAAAAGAATAAACTCACTAATGCTAACTTGTGGACACTATGATGCAAGTGGTGATTTTGCCTACAGAGTTGGACTTCCTGGTAAAAGTGGTGTAGGAGGAGGAATAGTTGCAGTTGTTCCAAAGAAGATGGCAATATGTGTTTACTCACCAAAACTAAATGTACATGGAAACTCACTAATTGGTACAAAAGCCTTAGAACTTTTTACTACTAAAACAGGGCTTTCAATTTTTTAA
- a CDS encoding two-partner secretion domain-containing protein → MKRLIDFSSRFRILKGGKISMVVSALLASTTISYASPSGGVVTSGTANISQSGNTTNINQSTHKATINWNKFNISKNETVNFNQPNASSITLNRVIGNERSVINGALNANGQVWILNSNGVLFGKNASINTAGLLATTAKLSDNDFNIGNYNFKNTSTNSVINLGTINISNEAYAILAGKEVTNEGSIKAVKGKIHLVGADEYSINLNGNSLLNLTVKKGILDSIVKNSGSIKADAGEIYLTTNAVNELLKGVVNNTGVIEANSMGELTGKVELFAHGGEAQVGGSISATDGFVETSGKDFTFDGANIITSNWLIDPVDITIDAALATAIQNALDTADVTITTDGSNTPDTSNTGTNSESAGEGDITVNSDITWSSAKTLTLSAANNINVNNNIKSSSTDNGAGVIFLFGQKSANGDTNTYSIKDGVAVNAKSVQWRKGSDKTSLRYAIVDGAVFLGNNYIELGINKNGGFGTVDSTGTKAIPTPSLFFGRQAGNGIGMVGDADGFNSGKDLRIDYFLPGTPYEGFSVSYDGKSEQKWNYTANGTTTIELLGIDSDGLIQAKTTSKLGDLEIEQTISLDLDSRKFNNKVSLSNTGTSDISNVVFTRSVDPDNTQDMGGDYATINKIEKLISAGDSVTAVSATSIKGDAYEKSAGNQTKIIYSTSNSAVKVGYGKAFFDGTIAGMTSSSNALSNGDTKTADEGIGLIYSIPTLVKGTTSSFNYLTYLTNQNIFGTPTATETPTNNNEIQKVITTISNKNLIKFDTPKAFNLNLASPNSNVALNTNIKPTTQVSLSELKKDNSGDIRVPLSSNSIIDLVNGGVKLPEGVEQLFYVENEAK, encoded by the coding sequence ATGAAAAGATTAATAGACTTTAGCTCAAGGTTTAGAATCCTAAAAGGTGGAAAGATAAGCATGGTAGTATCAGCTCTATTAGCTAGTACTACTATCTCTTATGCCTCTCCTAGTGGTGGAGTAGTTACAAGTGGAACTGCAAATATCTCTCAAAGTGGAAATACCACAAACATAAACCAATCTACTCATAAAGCAACTATTAATTGGAACAAATTTAACATTTCTAAAAATGAAACAGTAAACTTCAATCAACCAAATGCAAGTTCAATTACATTAAACAGAGTAATAGGAAATGAAAGAAGTGTTATCAATGGAGCACTTAATGCCAATGGTCAAGTTTGGATATTAAACTCAAATGGAGTTTTATTTGGTAAAAATGCTAGTATTAATACAGCTGGTTTATTAGCAACTACAGCCAAACTCTCTGATAATGATTTTAATATAGGAAACTATAACTTTAAAAACACATCTACAAACTCAGTTATAAACTTAGGAACAATAAATATCTCAAATGAAGCCTATGCAATATTAGCTGGAAAAGAAGTAACAAATGAAGGAAGTATAAAAGCAGTAAAAGGAAAAATACATTTAGTAGGAGCAGATGAATATTCTATAAACCTAAATGGTAATTCTTTATTAAACCTAACAGTAAAAAAAGGTATTTTAGATTCTATAGTAAAAAACAGTGGTTCTATAAAAGCAGATGCAGGAGAAATATATCTTACTACAAATGCCGTTAATGAATTACTAAAAGGCGTTGTTAATAATACAGGAGTTATTGAAGCTAATTCAATGGGTGAATTAACTGGTAAGGTTGAACTCTTTGCCCATGGTGGTGAAGCTCAAGTTGGTGGAAGTATTAGTGCTACTGATGGGTTTGTGGAAACTTCGGGGAAAGATTTTACTTTTGATGGTGCAAATATTATTACAAGTAATTGGCTTATTGACCCTGTTGATATTACTATTGATGCTGCCCTTGCAACAGCAATACAAAATGCTTTAGATACAGCAGATGTAACTATAACTACTGATGGAAGTAATACTCCTGATACAAGTAATACAGGAACAAATAGTGAAAGTGCAGGAGAGGGGGATATTACTGTTAATAGTGACATTACTTGGAGCAGTGCTAAGACATTAACACTTAGTGCAGCAAATAACATTAATGTAAATAATAACATTAAAAGCAGTAGCACAGATAATGGAGCAGGAGTTATTTTCTTATTTGGACAGAAAAGTGCAAATGGTGATACAAACACATATTCTATTAAAGATGGAGTAGCAGTAAATGCAAAATCAGTTCAATGGAGAAAAGGGAGTGATAAAACCAGCTTAAGATATGCTATTGTAGATGGAGCTGTTTTTCTTGGTAATAATTATATTGAACTAGGGATTAATAAAAATGGTGGTTTTGGAACAGTGGATAGTACAGGTACTAAAGCAATTCCAACTCCAAGCTTATTTTTTGGTCGACAAGCGGGTAATGGAATTGGAATGGTAGGAGATGCTGATGGATTTAATTCAGGCAAAGACTTAAGAATAGATTATTTTTTACCAGGCACTCCTTATGAAGGATTTAGTGTAAGTTATGATGGAAAAAGTGAACAAAAATGGAATTATACGGCAAATGGCACAACTACTATAGAATTATTAGGTATAGATAGTGATGGTCTTATTCAAGCAAAGACAACAAGTAAGCTTGGTGATTTAGAAATTGAACAAACTATTTCACTAGATTTAGATAGTCGAAAATTTAATAATAAAGTTTCTCTTTCAAATACTGGAACTTCAGATATAAGTAATGTTGTATTTACAAGAAGTGTTGACCCAGATAATACTCAAGATATGGGTGGTGACTATGCTACTATAAATAAAATAGAAAAACTTATATCTGCTGGAGATTCAGTAACCGCAGTAAGTGCAACTAGTATAAAAGGTGATGCATATGAAAAAAGCGCTGGTAATCAAACAAAAATTATTTATTCTACTTCCAATTCAGCAGTAAAAGTAGGATATGGAAAAGCCTTCTTTGACGGAACTATAGCGGGTATGACATCCTCATCCAATGCACTTTCTAATGGTGATACTAAAACTGCTGACGAGGGTATAGGTCTTATTTATTCTATCCCCACATTAGTAAAGGGTACAACATCATCTTTTAATTACTTGACATACTTAACCAACCAAAATATCTTTGGAACACCAACAGCAACAGAAACACCAACAAATAACAATGAAATACAAAAGGTAATTACAACAATTAGCAATAAGAACTTAATCAAATTTGATACACCAAAGGCCTTTAACTTAAATTTAGCGTCACCTAATTCAAATGTAGCTTTAAATACTAATATTAAACCCACAACACAAGTATCCCTTTCAGAACTTAAAAAAGATAATTCAGGTGATATAAGAGTACCTTTATCTTCTAATTCAATAATAGATTTAGTAAATGGTGGAGTGAAACTTCCAGAGGGTGTTGAACAATTATTTTATGTAGAAAATGAAGCGAAATAA
- a CDS encoding ShlB/FhaC/HecB family hemolysin secretion/activation protein, whose product MKRITKLIILSLITASSLFAATPNIGDAVKQIQVPKEVKQKKTPLVEIGGVKKYAPIMKDDKSGKTIFVKSFKIEGAIHLKESTLQNLISSYMGKNLNFNQLQEVTSIVTKYYRSKKYFVARAYLPVQDINKNNGVITITIIEGNYGKFNLKNNSLVKDSIVQGMLDDAKRDNIVSTNTLERAMLIINDTPGVKVTSADVMPGADVGTSDFSITTEKTKRFDGYILADNYGSRYTGKNRIMAGVNINSPFKIGDKISLSGLLSNKTDLKNGRVAYSAPLMSNGLRGELSYSKTTYALGDKYSSLDAKGNSTALDATFTYPIIRTRLENLNASLNIAKKNLKDEINAQDDTTKKDVKSLSLGLDYDKSYLAFNLPSTSKVSFNYTYGKLSFDDASKESDDKAGANTNGNYSKINLDLSNSIDLTNKLSLNTSLNLQYALAHKNLDGSEDLSIGGAYGVKLYPDSEVSAENGYVFNIEAKYRLPDINALTNTVGIFYDRGRAFMANNNVGFEAKSLQDVGVGYYASYKDFFGQVQVAWNANSAPVTSEPNRNSRILFQGGWVF is encoded by the coding sequence ATGAAAAGAATAACTAAATTAATAATATTATCTCTAATAACAGCAAGTTCACTCTTTGCCGCAACTCCAAATATAGGAGATGCAGTAAAACAAATACAAGTCCCAAAAGAAGTAAAACAAAAAAAGACTCCTTTAGTGGAAATTGGAGGAGTAAAAAAATATGCTCCTATTATGAAAGATGATAAAAGTGGTAAAACTATATTTGTAAAGAGTTTTAAAATAGAAGGTGCTATTCATCTAAAAGAATCTACCTTACAAAATCTAATCTCTTCATATATGGGAAAAAATCTAAACTTTAACCAACTACAAGAAGTAACATCAATCGTCACAAAATATTATAGAAGTAAAAAATACTTTGTTGCACGAGCATATTTACCTGTACAAGATATAAATAAGAATAATGGAGTAATTACTATTACTATTATTGAAGGTAATTATGGAAAGTTTAATTTAAAAAACAACTCTTTAGTTAAAGATAGTATTGTTCAAGGTATGTTAGATGATGCAAAAAGGGATAATATAGTTTCTACTAATACTTTAGAGCGAGCAATGTTAATTATTAATGACACTCCAGGTGTAAAAGTAACTAGTGCTGATGTTATGCCAGGAGCTGATGTAGGAACTTCTGATTTCTCTATTACAACAGAAAAAACAAAAAGATTTGATGGATATATTTTAGCTGACAATTATGGAAGTAGATATACAGGTAAAAATAGAATCATGGCTGGGGTTAATATTAACTCACCTTTTAAAATAGGAGATAAAATATCATTAAGTGGTCTATTAAGTAATAAGACTGATTTAAAAAATGGAAGAGTAGCATATTCAGCTCCATTGATGTCAAATGGATTAAGAGGAGAACTAAGTTATTCTAAAACTACTTATGCTTTAGGAGATAAATATTCAAGTCTTGATGCAAAGGGTAATTCTACAGCTTTAGATGCTACTTTTACTTATCCAATTATACGAACAAGACTGGAGAATTTAAATGCTTCATTAAATATTGCAAAAAAGAATTTAAAAGATGAAATTAATGCTCAAGATGATACAACAAAAAAAGATGTTAAATCTTTAAGCTTAGGATTAGACTATGATAAGAGTTATTTAGCATTTAATCTTCCTTCTACTTCTAAAGTTAGTTTTAATTATACCTATGGGAAGTTAAGCTTTGATGATGCTAGTAAAGAATCTGATGATAAAGCAGGAGCTAATACAAATGGTAATTATTCTAAAATTAATTTAGATTTATCAAATAGTATTGACTTAACTAATAAGTTATCATTAAACACTTCATTAAACTTACAATATGCCCTAGCACATAAAAACCTAGATGGAAGTGAAGATTTATCTATAGGAGGAGCTTATGGGGTTAAGTTATATCCAGATAGTGAAGTAAGTGCTGAGAATGGATATGTATTTAATATAGAAGCAAAATATAGATTGCCTGATATAAATGCTTTAACAAACACTGTTGGAATCTTTTATGACAGAGGAAGAGCGTTTATGGCAAATAACAATGTAGGCTTTGAAGCTAAATCTTTACAAGATGTTGGTGTTGGATATTATGCTTCATATAAAGACTTCTTTGGTCAAGTTCAAGTTGCTTGGAATGCTAATAGTGCTCCTGTTACTAGTGAGCCTAATAGAAACAGTAGGATTTTATTTCAAGGTGGGTGGGTCTTTTAA
- the yedF gene encoding sulfurtransferase-like selenium metabolism protein YedF → MIKKDIIPDYRIDMQGEPCPYPAVKTLEAMKELKEGEILEIISDCPQSIHNIPQDAKNHGYKVLSVDSSGPTIQYIIQK, encoded by the coding sequence ATGATAAAAAAAGATATTATTCCAGACTATCGAATTGATATGCAAGGTGAACCTTGCCCTTATCCTGCTGTTAAAACTCTTGAAGCAATGAAAGAATTGAAAGAAGGAGAAATTTTGGAGATAATAAGTGATTGTCCTCAAAGTATTCATAATATTCCCCAAGATGCAAAAAATCATGGTTATAAAGTTTTAAGTGTAGATAGTAGTGGACCAACAATCCAATACATTATTCAAAAATAA
- a CDS encoding response regulator transcription factor yields the protein MNNLSILKELNVLYVDDDIKACESLKKILQYYFKNVFISNNGKEALETYFKNECHLLIVDYDMPIMNGYEFLSKIRETDDEVSAFIMSSYDDKIKLKNAISLNLLDYIIKPYELDILKNVLNRFVNNIEKKSLLKYQISQTCYYDRAKKIIFEEGREYKLTSYEIKIIEHLLKRVNQVVNYDELLNILDSQNQKSLISLIYKINKKLPIKFIENIKDIGYMVKK from the coding sequence ATGAATAACTTAAGTATTTTAAAAGAACTAAATGTTTTATATGTTGATGACGATATAAAAGCTTGTGAAAGTCTAAAAAAAATATTGCAATACTATTTTAAAAATGTATTTATATCAAATAATGGAAAAGAAGCCTTAGAAACTTATTTTAAAAATGAATGTCATTTATTAATAGTAGATTATGATATGCCTATTATGAATGGATATGAATTTTTGTCAAAAATTAGAGAGACTGATGATGAAGTATCTGCATTTATAATGAGCTCATATGATGATAAGATTAAACTTAAAAATGCTATTTCATTAAATCTTTTAGACTATATTATTAAACCTTATGAGTTAGATATATTAAAAAATGTTTTAAATAGATTTGTAAATAACATTGAAAAGAAGAGTTTATTAAAATATCAGATTTCGCAAACTTGTTATTATGATAGAGCAAAAAAAATAATCTTTGAGGAAGGAAGAGAATACAAACTTACCTCTTATGAGATAAAAATTATAGAGCATCTTCTAAAAAGAGTAAATCAAGTTGTTAATTATGATGAATTATTGAATATTTTAGATTCTCAAAATCAAAAATCATTGATATCTTTAATTTATAAAATAAATAAAAAACTACCGATTAAATTTATAGAAAACATAAAAGATATAGGATATATGGTGAAAAAATAA
- the yedE gene encoding selenium metabolism membrane protein YedE/FdhT produces the protein MVTSYNFLVDLSSWGYYKIMGMQGNSFTRVDGVMIIGMFAGCIAAAFWGNNVKLRMPASKIRIFQALFGGIIAGFGARLGMGCNLASLFTGIPQFSLHAWLFTLAMIVGVYIGARVTLLPFFQSKMKMQKVSCSTTLNTDTKNVKSLFTIGTLVFIAMIIWALYLIFIQQTTKLGIAMLFGAGFGLLIAKAQICFTSAFRDIFTTGRSQMAVAIIIGMAVSTIGVFSYIMIGVPPKIMWAGPNALIGGLLFGFGIVLAGGCECGWMYRAVEGQVHFWIVGIGNVIGSTLLAYMWDSFSLSLATSWPKINLLQSFGNYGGLFMNYIFLFLLFLLVLKLERNYRTTLKEKVTK, from the coding sequence GTGGTCACATCTTACAACTTTTTGGTAGACCTTAGTTCTTGGGGTTATTATAAAATCATGGGTATGCAAGGAAATAGTTTCACCCGTGTTGATGGTGTTATGATTATAGGAATGTTTGCAGGTTGTATTGCAGCAGCATTTTGGGGTAATAATGTAAAACTTAGAATGCCTGCAAGTAAAATTAGAATCTTTCAAGCCCTTTTTGGTGGTATTATCGCAGGATTTGGAGCAAGACTTGGTATGGGTTGTAACTTGGCAAGCCTTTTTACTGGTATTCCACAATTTTCACTACATGCTTGGTTATTTACTCTTGCTATGATTGTAGGTGTTTATATAGGTGCTAGAGTAACTTTATTGCCTTTTTTTCAATCTAAAATGAAAATGCAAAAAGTCTCTTGTTCTACTACTTTAAATACCGATACTAAAAATGTAAAATCACTTTTTACAATTGGTACTCTTGTTTTTATTGCTATGATTATTTGGGCATTATATTTAATTTTTATTCAACAAACTACTAAATTAGGTATTGCGATGTTATTTGGTGCTGGATTTGGTCTTTTAATTGCAAAAGCTCAAATTTGTTTTACATCTGCTTTTAGAGATATTTTCACAACAGGAAGAAGTCAAATGGCAGTTGCTATTATTATTGGGATGGCAGTATCTACTATTGGGGTATTTAGTTATATTATGATTGGTGTTCCACCAAAAATTATGTGGGCAGGACCAAATGCACTTATTGGTGGTTTACTTTTTGGATTTGGAATTGTACTAGCAGGTGGTTGTGAGTGTGGTTGGATGTATAGAGCTGTTGAAGGTCAGGTGCATTTTTGGATAGTTGGAATTGGTAATGTTATTGGCTCAACGCTACTTGCATACATGTGGGACAGTTTCTCTTTATCTTTAGCAACAAGCTGGCCAAAAATCAATTTACTTCAATCTTTTGGAAATTATGGTGGATTATTTATGAACTATATTTTCCTATTTTTACTATTTCTATTAGTCCTAAAATTAGAAAGAAACTACAGAACAACATTAAAAGAAAAGGTAACAAAATGA
- a CDS encoding sensor histidine kinase has product MKLFILFFIFITSIFAHDLDVVEKYFVDTNNSLNIQEIMNHKDDFIPIKKYNLGITKSSVWIKIDLKNNTKHNLKKRINNKMAGINLIDVFLVKDNQITKTYKLGNLREHNKRENDFRISYFDIELQPLQKVEIFIKQKTYGTMEIRWNIINIKDFETYYFFQGLIYAFFAGILLVMIVLGFTLYFIFKKKHFLIYSLFTLSVGIFQLSVAGFLYQLGIPLDLNKFFIFFIPAFAMILFGLFPLYFFNIQKNEFKITQTIIKISIVLLTIFAFTQFFYRIYPDVLYFSKFYVYIIFILMLTILIFSIRMFLLKKDGSIFYLLANIVYFFFAGLYILVAFGILKYAGFLYYFISIGAIGQDMVLAIGLLYSVYVMRERNEKNIELLGEYSKLSFIGQTMVNISHQWKEPINNIYSSITYIEAAREFKDKNIDTIIDNNLEIIKETTSYLKETALGQLHFYKEEKNIEEVEFCEEINYVIRLMEKEFIKKDIKISFDCNDKIKIKIEKNYFLNVLMILFENSLKAFERRKIKSPKIRILVKEIEKKLEIIFEDNAGGVSEDFIEKIFEKDFSESSSSGIGLYLAKEIVSQKLNGQITAENKDEGLSFKIVI; this is encoded by the coding sequence ATGAAGTTATTTATTTTATTTTTTATTTTTATTACCTCAATTTTTGCCCATGATTTAGATGTTGTAGAAAAGTATTTTGTAGATACGAATAACTCTTTAAATATACAAGAGATAATGAATCACAAAGATGATTTTATTCCTATAAAAAAATACAATTTAGGGATAACAAAAAGTTCTGTCTGGATAAAAATTGATTTAAAAAATAACACAAAACACAATTTAAAAAAAAGAATAAATAATAAAATGGCAGGAATAAATTTAATTGATGTTTTTTTAGTAAAAGATAATCAAATAACAAAAACTTACAAACTAGGAAACCTAAGAGAACATAATAAAAGAGAGAATGATTTTAGGATTTCTTACTTTGATATTGAACTTCAACCTTTACAAAAAGTAGAGATATTTATAAAACAAAAAACTTATGGCACTATGGAAATAAGGTGGAATATAATTAATATCAAAGATTTTGAAACTTATTATTTCTTTCAAGGATTGATATACGCATTTTTTGCCGGTATTTTACTTGTGATGATTGTTCTTGGTTTTACTCTTTATTTTATTTTTAAAAAGAAGCATTTTTTAATTTATTCTTTATTTACCTTATCTGTTGGGATTTTTCAACTTTCTGTAGCTGGATTTTTATATCAATTGGGTATTCCACTTGATTTAAATAAATTTTTTATCTTTTTTATTCCTGCTTTTGCAATGATTTTATTTGGTTTGTTTCCCTTATATTTTTTCAATATCCAAAAAAATGAATTTAAAATTACACAAACTATTATAAAAATATCTATTGTTTTACTTACTATTTTTGCTTTTACACAGTTCTTTTATCGCATTTATCCTGATGTGCTTTATTTTAGTAAATTTTATGTTTATATTATCTTTATACTTATGCTTACTATTTTGATATTTTCAATTCGAATGTTTCTTTTAAAAAAAGATGGTTCTATTTTTTATTTATTGGCAAATATTGTTTATTTCTTTTTTGCAGGCTTGTATATACTCGTCGCTTTTGGTATTTTAAAATATGCAGGTTTTTTATATTACTTTATTTCAATAGGAGCCATTGGGCAAGATATGGTTTTAGCCATTGGGTTACTTTATTCTGTATATGTAATGAGAGAAAGAAATGAGAAAAACATTGAACTTTTAGGTGAATATTCAAAACTTAGTTTTATAGGGCAAACTATGGTAAATATTTCCCATCAGTGGAAAGAACCTATAAATAATATTTATAGCAGTATCACTTATATAGAAGCTGCCCGTGAATTCAAAGATAAAAATATAGATACAATTATTGATAATAATCTTGAAATTATAAAAGAGACAACTTCTTATTTAAAAGAGACAGCTCTTGGGCAGTTGCATTTTTATAAAGAAGAAAAAAATATTGAAGAAGTTGAGTTTTGTGAAGAGATAAACTATGTAATAAGACTTATGGAAAAGGAGTTTATAAAAAAAGATATTAAGATAAGTTTTGATTGTAATGATAAGATAAAAATAAAAATAGAGAAAAACTATTTTTTAAATGTGTTAATGATTTTATTTGAAAACTCCCTAAAAGCTTTTGAACGACGAAAGATAAAAAGTCCTAAAATAAGAATTTTAGTAAAAGAAATAGAGAAAAAACTTGAAATTATTTTTGAAGATAATGCAGGTGGAGTAAGTGAAGATTTCATAGAAAAGATATTTGAAAAAGATTTCTCAGAGAGCTCTTCTTCTGGAATAGGTTTATATTTAGCAAAAGAGATAGTTTCTCAAAAGCTAAATGGTCAAATAACAGCAGAAAATAAAGATGAGGGCTTGTCGTTTAAAATAGTTATTTAA